One Aquamicrobium sp. genomic region harbors:
- a CDS encoding zinc-binding dehydrogenase produces MVVTTVDEPSPGPGEVIMKVAFGGCNFADTMMRRGIYPHPKGYPLIAGLEVAGTISAVGEGVVDFEIGDRAVAFSEDAGGFAEYAALPVRHITKLPDGISFDIAAAFFIQALTAWHLLHNVSSTKPGDVLLIHAIGGGVGLHLTQLAKLAGARVIGTVGTRGKEKRPIEFGADRVVNRDEEDFVQATLSFTDGKGVDKIIDSTGGSILDRSFDAIRPLGHVVSYGEAEAKPFPNLWERLVRKSLTFTRMHLGHVDHRSEVWKSGLNEIFQLVRNGTLKVPIEGVFPLDQVHAMYEKLESRQVSGKLLLQIGE; encoded by the coding sequence ATGGTCGTCACGACGGTGGACGAGCCGAGCCCTGGCCCCGGCGAGGTGATCATGAAGGTTGCCTTTGGCGGGTGTAACTTTGCGGATACCATGATGCGTCGGGGCATTTATCCGCACCCCAAGGGCTACCCCTTGATCGCAGGACTTGAAGTGGCGGGTACGATCTCGGCGGTGGGTGAGGGTGTTGTAGATTTCGAAATCGGCGACCGTGCTGTCGCTTTCTCTGAGGACGCTGGGGGCTTCGCGGAGTATGCTGCCCTGCCAGTGCGGCATATCACTAAGCTGCCCGACGGGATCAGTTTCGATATCGCCGCGGCATTCTTCATACAAGCACTCACGGCATGGCATCTGCTCCACAATGTTAGCTCGACAAAACCGGGGGACGTGCTTCTCATCCACGCCATTGGGGGCGGGGTCGGCCTCCACCTGACCCAGCTCGCAAAGCTTGCCGGAGCTCGTGTGATTGGTACGGTTGGCACTCGGGGGAAGGAGAAGCGTCCGATCGAATTCGGCGCGGACCGTGTCGTGAACCGCGATGAGGAGGATTTCGTCCAGGCGACGCTAAGCTTCACTGATGGTAAAGGGGTGGACAAGATTATCGATTCCACAGGAGGCAGCATTCTGGACCGCAGCTTCGACGCAATCCGCCCACTCGGTCACGTGGTGAGCTATGGAGAAGCTGAGGCCAAACCGTTTCCTAATCTTTGGGAACGCCTCGTGCGTAAGTCGTTGACCTTCACCCGCATGCACCTTGGTCACGTCGACCACCGATCCGAGGTTTGGAAAAGTGGGCTGAACGAGATCTTTCAGCTGGTTCGGAACGGCACACTTAAGGTGCCGATTGAAGGCGTGTTCCCTCTGGATCAGGTTCATGCAATGTATGAAAAGCTTGAATCGAGACAGGTCTCTGGAAAGCTGCTGCTACAAATTGGGGAGTAG
- a CDS encoding ABC transporter permease, whose product MANVGYQLERFGLVIVWLLVIAIFGGLKPDTFLTWSNFSSIFGSEAVLVIVTLGLIIPLTSGDFDLSIAQTLTFTSMLTALLSARMGVPIGYIIPIALAAGALIGMINGAITLYFRVHSLIVTLGVGTFLHGITLWMSDSQTISGVSRVLMQYVIIQRVFGIPVSFYYAIVLAALVWYVLSYTAFGQQLLFTGRGREVGRLTGVAVNRVRLTAFVVSGMLGALAGILYTGTTGSANPTSGTTLLLPAFAAAFLGATCIKPGRFNAWGSVIAVYFLVTGINGLSVLGFRTFVHDLFYGGALVLAVMVSQLVSGRKERTL is encoded by the coding sequence ATGGCTAATGTGGGTTACCAGCTCGAGCGGTTTGGTCTCGTTATTGTCTGGCTGCTTGTTATCGCGATCTTTGGCGGCTTGAAGCCGGACACGTTTCTGACGTGGTCGAATTTTTCCAGCATCTTCGGCTCCGAAGCCGTGCTGGTGATCGTCACACTCGGTTTGATCATCCCGCTCACGTCGGGTGACTTCGACCTGTCGATCGCACAAACGCTTACCTTCACATCGATGCTCACCGCGCTCTTGAGTGCACGCATGGGCGTGCCGATCGGTTACATCATCCCAATCGCGCTCGCTGCGGGGGCGCTGATCGGCATGATCAACGGGGCGATCACCCTTTACTTCCGGGTTCATTCGCTGATCGTCACTCTGGGTGTGGGCACCTTCCTGCACGGCATCACGCTGTGGATGAGCGACAGCCAGACGATCAGCGGCGTGTCTCGCGTGCTGATGCAGTATGTCATCATCCAGCGCGTTTTCGGCATCCCCGTCAGCTTTTATTACGCCATCGTTCTGGCTGCGCTGGTCTGGTACGTCTTGTCCTACACGGCGTTCGGTCAGCAGCTGTTGTTTACGGGCCGCGGCCGCGAGGTCGGGCGTCTGACCGGCGTGGCGGTCAACCGCGTGCGCCTCACCGCCTTTGTTGTTTCCGGCATGCTCGGCGCTTTGGCGGGCATCCTGTACACGGGAACCACGGGGTCGGCGAACCCCACCTCGGGTACAACCCTCCTGCTGCCCGCCTTTGCGGCTGCCTTTCTTGGCGCCACCTGCATCAAGCCCGGTCGCTTCAACGCCTGGGGATCCGTGATCGCCGTTTATTTCTTGGTGACCGGGATCAATGGGCTTTCGGTGCTCGGCTTCCGTACCTTTGTCCACGACCTCTTCTACGGCGGTGCCCTGGTGCTCGCCGTCATGGTTTCACAGCTCGTCAGCGGGCGAAAAGAACGGACCCTTTGA
- a CDS encoding sugar ABC transporter substrate-binding protein, with amino-acid sequence MKRATKMMGLASAMVLASLLPAAAQEGLEASKQNIQNYSKIPDFVAPGEPFDAKTCMAGKKIFTIPASSSIPFIKTISDHKTKIAEQLGFEHMEWENQGNPTQYIQGMEFASNNGFSLVSLLAGADPRFFEPQVMQTQAKGVKVVTSHLTGLEQDAPAGVDAAVAIDYRKAGELMADWTIAKTGGKTNALVLVSNEALSTDSIVSGLKEAFDTRCPDCKYEIVNVPIVEWATKVQPTVAGALQANADLNYVIPIYDSMSSFVTPAIAIAGRTEQVKVATFNGTPFVLDLIRAGDVEMDIGENLDWIAHAMLDAEMRLLCGKETIRDSKVPLRIFTAENISEVGEPADAAKGYGDAYVEGYRKLWQMAQ; translated from the coding sequence ATGAAACGCGCGACAAAGATGATGGGTTTGGCATCCGCGATGGTGCTGGCCTCGTTGCTGCCCGCTGCCGCCCAAGAAGGCTTGGAAGCATCCAAGCAGAACATTCAGAACTATTCCAAGATCCCGGACTTCGTGGCGCCTGGCGAGCCGTTCGACGCCAAGACCTGCATGGCCGGCAAGAAGATCTTCACGATCCCCGCATCCAGTTCCATTCCGTTCATCAAGACCATCAGCGATCACAAGACCAAGATCGCCGAGCAGCTCGGCTTCGAGCACATGGAATGGGAAAACCAGGGCAATCCCACCCAGTATATCCAGGGTATGGAATTCGCTTCCAACAACGGCTTCAGCCTGGTGAGCCTTTTGGCGGGTGCGGATCCACGCTTCTTCGAGCCGCAGGTCATGCAAACTCAGGCCAAGGGTGTGAAGGTGGTGACGTCGCATCTCACCGGCCTGGAACAGGACGCTCCGGCCGGAGTCGATGCCGCGGTTGCCATCGACTACCGCAAGGCCGGCGAACTGATGGCCGACTGGACCATCGCGAAAACCGGCGGGAAGACCAACGCGCTTGTTCTTGTTTCGAACGAGGCGTTGTCCACCGACTCCATTGTGAGCGGCCTGAAGGAAGCCTTCGACACGCGCTGCCCTGACTGCAAATACGAGATCGTCAACGTTCCGATCGTGGAATGGGCAACCAAGGTTCAGCCGACGGTTGCCGGAGCGCTGCAGGCGAACGCCGACCTCAACTACGTCATCCCAATCTACGACAGCATGTCGAGCTTCGTGACCCCGGCAATCGCCATCGCCGGGCGAACGGAGCAGGTGAAGGTCGCCACATTCAACGGCACGCCTTTCGTGCTCGACCTGATCCGGGCGGGTGACGTTGAAATGGATATCGGCGAGAATCTTGACTGGATCGCCCACGCCATGCTCGACGCGGAGATGCGGCTGCTTTGCGGAAAGGAAACGATCCGTGATTCCAAGGTCCCGCTGCGCATCTTCACGGCGGAAAACATCTCTGAGGTCGGCGAGCCGGCTGACGCCGCGAAGGGCTACGGGGACGCCTATGTTGAAGGCTACCGCAAGCTTTGGCAGATGGCCCAGTGA
- a CDS encoding sugar ABC transporter ATP-binding protein has protein sequence MTTGPVHRLEVRGLTKSFGGVHALSQANLTVAPGEIHGLLGKNGSGKSTLIKILSGYHNPDEGALMVDGKPVTLPIPLGQSEGIGLAFVHQNLGLLPEASVLENLIAGDHDRVGGWFINWSAEAARARQLFEQHGLDIDPWMPVSELSPVKRAQLAIVRAADRVGSHSKHASPGLLVLDEPTPFLPIEGVRELFAMMRRLKETGVSIIFVSHDIDEVMEITERATVLRDGHVIASFETASTSRAEIVEAIVGRAVTQERLVQDVPAGRAPAAVVRSLSGQIVKSLNFEVAPGEILGLTGLIGSGYDEVPHLLSGAKPAGAGHLQLSSDGVHDLRSHRPADAIASGVALIPADRQKLGLALDLSLTENAMLPMSARGDRSFWLDHSMRRKTTADLMRRFVVKAERPEQPASDLSGGNQQKILLAKWLQLNPKLVLLDEPTQGIDVGARREIYERLLEACAGGAAVICATSEFEQLEQIAHRVLVFERGRVKAELRDKDVTKAGIEAACYGEAKSHAYA, from the coding sequence GTGACAACGGGTCCCGTTCATCGGCTTGAAGTCAGGGGACTGACCAAGTCGTTCGGCGGCGTTCATGCGCTTTCCCAAGCGAATTTGACCGTCGCGCCCGGCGAGATCCATGGTCTCCTGGGCAAGAACGGCTCCGGTAAATCAACGCTCATCAAGATCCTGTCCGGCTATCACAATCCGGACGAGGGAGCCCTGATGGTCGACGGAAAGCCAGTGACGCTGCCGATCCCGCTCGGCCAAAGCGAAGGCATCGGACTTGCCTTCGTTCACCAGAATCTCGGACTGCTGCCGGAAGCGAGTGTTCTCGAGAACCTCATTGCTGGTGACCATGACCGCGTCGGCGGGTGGTTTATCAACTGGAGCGCGGAGGCTGCCCGCGCGCGGCAGCTGTTCGAGCAGCACGGTCTCGACATTGACCCGTGGATGCCGGTTTCAGAGCTGTCGCCGGTAAAGCGGGCGCAACTGGCGATTGTTCGTGCGGCCGACCGTGTGGGCTCCCACAGCAAACATGCCTCGCCCGGCCTGCTTGTGCTCGACGAGCCGACGCCCTTTCTGCCGATCGAGGGCGTGCGGGAACTTTTCGCCATGATGCGTCGCCTGAAGGAGACCGGTGTCAGCATTATCTTCGTTTCCCACGACATCGATGAAGTGATGGAAATCACCGAGCGCGCCACCGTTCTGCGCGATGGCCATGTGATCGCGAGCTTCGAAACGGCGTCCACCAGCCGGGCGGAGATCGTAGAAGCGATCGTGGGCCGCGCCGTGACGCAAGAACGGCTGGTGCAGGACGTGCCTGCCGGCCGGGCTCCAGCAGCCGTGGTACGGTCGCTATCGGGCCAGATCGTCAAGAGCCTCAATTTCGAGGTGGCGCCGGGAGAGATCCTCGGTCTCACTGGGTTGATCGGCTCCGGTTACGACGAGGTCCCGCATCTCCTTTCTGGTGCCAAGCCCGCCGGTGCGGGGCATCTGCAGCTTTCCTCCGATGGTGTGCACGATCTGCGTAGTCACAGGCCTGCTGATGCCATTGCCTCAGGTGTCGCGCTTATCCCCGCCGACCGGCAAAAGCTCGGTCTCGCACTCGATCTCAGCCTAACCGAGAATGCCATGCTGCCAATGAGCGCGCGGGGCGACCGCTCCTTCTGGCTGGATCATTCGATGCGGCGGAAGACAACCGCGGACCTCATGCGCCGCTTCGTGGTCAAGGCTGAACGCCCGGAACAACCGGCGTCGGATCTGTCCGGCGGCAATCAACAAAAGATCCTGCTGGCCAAATGGCTGCAGTTGAACCCGAAATTGGTGCTCCTCGATGAGCCAACGCAGGGGATTGATGTCGGCGCACGGCGCGAGATCTATGAGCGGCTGCTTGAGGCCTGCGCGGGCGGAGCGGCCGTGATCTGCGCCACGTCAGAGTTCGAGCAGCTCGAGCAGATCGCGCACCGCGTGCTCGTGTTCGAACGCGGCCGGGTCAAGGCCGAGCTCCGCGACAAGGATGTAACAAAGGCCGGCATCGAAGCCGCCTGCTATGGGGAAGCCAAATCACATGCCTATGCTTGA
- a CDS encoding Zn-dependent hydrolase, giving the protein MSYPANRSDKLLRINSDRLWSRHMEMARIGAIEETGSCRLAMSAEDAEARELLASWCRQAGLDVQVDGAGNMFAVRPGTDPTRRPVGSGSHLDTQPHGGRFDGISGVLAALEVVETLNDEGIQTAAPLAVVNWTNEEGVRYAPGLLGSAWYADLIDDERLDGLTSVDGTYFKQEARERGWLGHGSEKLPLEAFLELHIEQGPILEQEGLDIGIVTTVQGLRWIDVDVIGNDAHAGTTPLDQRQDALLSAARMLVALNEIGRSYGSAARVSVGQLRTATNGPSTVVGHASFVIDIRHPDAGTLAKLSEECGAVCQTIGETAGCAVKITERISVAPTVFNKRCVAALEDGAIKHSYSYRHIASGALHDAANVAKVAPTAMVFVPCRDGISHNVKEYASPGSLAAGTNVLLHAVLKLAA; this is encoded by the coding sequence ATGAGCTATCCTGCAAACAGATCCGATAAATTGCTTCGCATCAACTCGGATCGGCTTTGGTCCCGGCACATGGAGATGGCGCGAATTGGCGCCATCGAGGAAACCGGCTCATGCCGCCTCGCCATGAGCGCCGAAGACGCCGAAGCGCGGGAGCTTCTTGCTTCATGGTGCCGCCAGGCCGGTCTCGACGTCCAGGTCGACGGGGCAGGAAACATGTTTGCCGTTCGCCCGGGGACCGATCCTACGCGCCGGCCGGTCGGTTCGGGAAGCCATCTCGATACCCAGCCGCACGGTGGACGCTTCGACGGAATCTCGGGGGTTCTCGCCGCGCTGGAGGTGGTGGAAACGCTCAACGATGAGGGGATCCAAACGGCGGCACCGCTTGCGGTGGTGAACTGGACCAATGAGGAAGGGGTCCGCTATGCACCCGGTTTGCTTGGTTCTGCCTGGTACGCAGACCTGATCGACGATGAGCGACTTGATGGGCTCACGTCGGTCGACGGGACCTATTTCAAGCAGGAAGCGCGCGAACGTGGCTGGCTGGGCCATGGCTCGGAAAAGTTGCCGCTTGAGGCTTTTCTTGAGCTGCATATCGAACAGGGTCCGATCTTGGAACAAGAAGGGCTTGATATTGGGATCGTCACCACCGTCCAGGGGCTTCGTTGGATCGATGTCGACGTGATCGGCAACGATGCACATGCCGGAACGACACCGCTGGATCAGCGGCAGGATGCGCTGCTTTCCGCCGCACGCATGCTAGTTGCCCTCAATGAAATTGGTCGTAGCTATGGTTCTGCGGCTCGGGTGAGTGTTGGCCAACTGCGAACGGCCACTAACGGTCCAAGCACGGTTGTGGGCCATGCGAGCTTCGTGATCGACATCCGGCATCCGGATGCTGGAACCCTCGCGAAGCTAAGCGAGGAGTGTGGCGCGGTCTGTCAAACGATCGGAGAAACGGCGGGGTGCGCGGTGAAGATCACAGAGCGCATCTCGGTTGCACCAACGGTGTTCAACAAGCGATGTGTTGCCGCACTTGAGGATGGCGCGATCAAGCATAGCTACTCGTACCGGCATATTGCAAGTGGCGCCCTACATGATGCGGCCAACGTGGCCAAGGTAGCGCCGACCGCAATGGTCTTCGTGCCGTGCAGAGACGGCATCAGCCACAACGTGAAAGAATATGCGTCACCAGGAAGCCTCGCGGCCGGAACGAACGTTCTGTTGCATGCAGTTTTGAAGCTTGCCGCATAG
- a CDS encoding IS3 family transposase (programmed frameshift) → MRQKSGTGKAPAEQVIKDIRRATRKQYSAEEKIRIVLEGLRGEESIAALCRREGIAESLYYTWSKEFLEAGKKRLAGDTARAATSDEVKVLRKEARDLKEVVAEQALELRILKKKHDCGWGRRRMRYPASEKLEIIRLVEQSHLSARRTLQKLGIPRSTFNRWYDRFLAGGVDALEDRRPRPNRVWNRIPEEKRDQIIELALNEPELSPRELAVTFTDTRGYFVSESSVYRLLKAHDLITSPAFIVIKAADEFHDKTTAPNQLWQTDFTYLKVIGWGWFYLSTVLDDFSRYIIAWKLCTTMKAEDVTDTLTIALQASGCDSARVVQRPRLLSDNGPSYVSSDLAAWLSDKGMEHTRGAPCHPQTQGKIERWHQTLKNRILLENYFLPGDLEQQVAAFVDHYNHRRYHESLDNLTPADVYFGRGDIITLERERIKRKTIKQRRLLHRDAAA, encoded by the exons ATGAGACAGAAATCCGGAACCGGGAAAGCGCCGGCAGAGCAGGTCATCAAAGACATCCGCCGCGCAACCCGCAAGCAATATTCGGCCGAGGAGAAGATCCGCATCGTGCTGGAGGGCTTGCGCGGCGAAGAGTCGATCGCGGCGCTGTGCCGGCGCGAGGGGATCGCGGAGAGCCTTTATTACACCTGGTCGAAGGAATTCCTGGAAGCCGGCAAGAAGCGGCTTGCCGGGGATACGGCGCGCGCCGCCACCAGCGACGAGGTGAAGGTTCTGCGCAAGGAGGCGCGCGATCTCAAGGAGGTCGTCGCCGAGCAGGCGCTGGAACTGCGGATTCTTA AAAAAAAGCATGATTGCGGATGGGGGCGACGACGAATGAGATACCCCGCATCCGAGAAGCTGGAGATCATTCGGCTCGTCGAGCAGTCGCATCTGTCGGCGCGGCGCACGCTGCAAAAACTCGGTATTCCGCGCTCGACCTTCAATCGCTGGTATGACCGTTTCCTGGCCGGCGGTGTCGATGCGCTGGAGGATCGCAGGCCCCGGCCGAACCGGGTCTGGAACCGCATCCCCGAGGAGAAACGCGATCAGATCATTGAGCTGGCGTTGAACGAGCCGGAGCTGTCGCCACGGGAACTGGCGGTCACCTTCACCGACACGAGGGGCTACTTCGTCTCGGAATCCTCAGTCTATCGCCTGCTCAAGGCCCACGACCTGATCACCAGCCCCGCCTTCATCGTCATCAAGGCCGCCGATGAGTTCCACGACAAGACGACGGCGCCCAACCAGCTCTGGCAGACCGACTTTACCTACTTGAAGGTGATCGGCTGGGGGTGGTTCTACCTGTCGACCGTGCTCGACGACTTCTCTCGCTACATCATCGCCTGGAAGCTGTGCACCACGATGAAGGCCGAGGACGTCACCGACACGCTGACCATCGCGCTGCAGGCTTCTGGCTGCGACAGCGCCAGGGTGGTGCAGCGGCCGCGGCTGTTGTCCGACAACGGCCCCTCTTACGTCTCTTCCGACCTGGCCGCATGGCTATCCGACAAGGGCATGGAACATACGCGCGGGGCGCCCTGCCATCCTCAGACCCAAGGCAAGATCGAGCGATGGCACCAGACGTTGAAGAACCGCATCCTGCTCGAAAACTACTTCCTGCCGGGTGATCTCGAGCAGCAGGTCGCGGCGTTCGTCGATCACTACAACCACCGCCGCTACCACGAGAGCCTCGACAATCTCACCCCTGCCGACGTCTACTTCGGGCGCGGCGATATCATCACGCTGGAAAGGGAAAGGATCAAACGCAAAACCATCAAACAGCGCCGCTTGCTTCATCGAGATGCAGCGGCCTAA